From one Pseudomonadota bacterium genomic stretch:
- a CDS encoding TRAP transporter small permease, whose translation MAGLFGIVERLSKWMQAIAGVALAFIMFLTVADVIMRLFGHPIVGTFELVGLGGAVVIGFGIPITSWLRGHIFVDFVINWFSKKVQNVFNIVTRCVSIGLFILIGSNLFKLGMDLYRSGEVTSTRQLPFYPVAYGLGVCCLIQCLVLFCDVLKVIGGKYE comes from the coding sequence ATGGCTGGATTATTTGGTATTGTTGAAAGGCTGAGCAAATGGATGCAAGCAATTGCTGGGGTTGCCTTAGCCTTTATTATGTTTCTCACCGTAGCTGATGTTATTATGCGACTCTTTGGGCATCCTATTGTTGGCACCTTCGAATTGGTCGGCCTTGGTGGGGCCGTCGTAATAGGGTTTGGTATCCCCATCACATCATGGCTCAGGGGCCATATCTTTGTGGATTTTGTTATCAATTGGTTCTCCAAAAAGGTGCAAAATGTGTTTAATATCGTTACGAGATGTGTAAGTATCGGATTATTCATTTTAATAGGATCGAACCTGTTCAAACTGGGCATGGACCTTTACAGATCAGGGGAGGTTACCTCGACACGCCAGCTACCCTTTTACCCTGTTGCTTACGGGTTAGGGGTTTGCTGCCTTATACAGTGCCTCGTGTTATTTTGTGACGTTCTAAAGGTTATCGGAGGAAAATATGAATGA